The following proteins are co-located in the Tiliqua scincoides isolate rTilSci1 chromosome 8, rTilSci1.hap2, whole genome shotgun sequence genome:
- the CKMT1A gene encoding creatine kinase U-type, mitochondrial yields the protein MASTFARALSARRSARLLALVGAAGSLAAGGFLLSRDSVGAAAARRRLYPPSAEYPDLRRHNNCMASSLTPAIYAQLCGKATPNGWTLDQCIQTGVDNPGHPFIKTVGMVAGDEESYQVFAEIFDPVIEERHNGYNPRTMKHPTDLDASKIKAGHFDERYVLSSRVRTGRSIRGLSLPPACTRAERREVEKVTTDALSGLTGDLAGKYYRLSEMTEKEQQQLIDDHFLFDKPVSPLLTAAGMARDWPDARGIWHNNEKTFLIWVNEEDHTRVISMEKGGNMKRVFERFCRGLKEVERLIQERGWEFMWNERLGYVLTCPSNLGTGLRAGVHIKLPLLSKDSRFSKILENLRLQKRGTGGVDTAATGSTFDISNLDRLGKSEVELVQLVIDGVNYLIDCERRLERGQDIRIPSPVPQFRS from the exons ATGGCCAGCACCTTCGCCCGCGCCCTCTCCGCCCGCAGGTCGGCCCGCCTGCTGGCCCTGGTGGGCGCCGCCGGCTCCCTGGCCGCGGGGGGCTTCCTCCTCTCCCGGGACTCGGTGGGAGCTGCCGCCGCCAGGCGCCGCCTCTACCCGCCCAG CGCCGAATACCCGGACCTGCGCAGGCACAACAACTGCATGGCCAGCAGCCTGACGCCGGCCATCTACGCCCAGCTCTGCGGCAAGGCCACGCCCAACGGCTGGACCCTGGACCAGTGCATCCAGACCGGCGTGGACAACCCCGGGCACCCCTTCATCAAGACCGTCGGCATGGTGGCGGGCGACGAGGAGTCCTACCAG GTCTTCGCGGAGATCTTCGACCCGGTGATCGAGGAGCGGCACAACGGCTACAACCCGCGCACCATGAAGCACCCCACGGACCTGGACGCCAGCAAG atcaAGGCCGGCCACTTTGACGAGCGCTATGTCCTGTCGTCGCGGGTGCGGACAGGTCGAAGCATCCGGGGGCTCAGCCTGCCTCCAGCCTGTACCCGGGCTGAGCGCCGGGAGGTGGAGAAGGTCACCACAGATGCCCTGAGTGGCCTGACAGGGGACCTGGCCGGGAAGTACTACCGCCTCAGCGAGATGacagagaaggagcagcagcagctcattGAT GATCACTTCCTCTTCGACAAGCCCGTCTCCCCCTTGCTGACAGCAGCAGGCATGGCTCGTGACTGGCCTGATGCCCGTGGTATCTG GCACAACAACGAGAAGACCTTCCTGATCTGGGTCAATGAGGAGGACCACACGCGCGTCATCTCCATGGAGAAAGGGGGCAACATGAAGCGCGTCTTTGAGCGGTTCTGTCGGGGTCTGAAGGAG GTGGAGCGGCTGATCCAGGAGAGAGGCTGGGAGTTTATGTGGAACGAGAGGCTGGGCTACGTCCTGACTTGTCCCTCCAACCTGGGCACTGGCCTGCGTGCCGGGGTGCACATCAAGCTGCCCCTGCTGAGCAAG GACAGCCGCTTCTCCAAGATCCTGGAGAACCTGAGACTGCAAAAACGGGGGACTGGAGGAGTGGACACTGCAGCCACGGGGAGCACCTTTGACATTTCCAACTTGGACCGCCTGGGGAAGTCAGAG GTGGAgctggtgcagcttgtcattGATGGCGTGAACTACCTGATTGACTGCGAGAGGCGCTTGGAGCGGGGCCAGGACATCCGCATCCCTTCACCAGTGCCGCAGTTCCGCAGctga